The region ACTCTTTATTACTACTATTTAAATCGTTAGAAATAGCTGAAGCTCCTGTTTTCCCGGCTTCCCCATCACGATATCCATAACGATATTGATCTTTACTATGATCTAAATAAAGTGCAAAGTAATCTGCATTAGCACTTGTATTATCCGCGCGTACGACTAATCCAGCTTGCCCCTTATTAGCATTAGTCATATCAAAATCTGCAAGACGTGCAACAATCGTGACGTCACCTTTTACTTCAAAATTAACAAACTGATAACTATCTGTTGCACCCAAATCCTTTCCAATCACATTTCCTGTTCCTGTAATGACAAATTGTTTTAACTCTTTATTAAATACGGCATTTCCATTTCCGTCCGTACTATTAATTACCGTATTATTAAATCCTGTTGGTAAAGAACTAGATTCTAAATTTACAGTTGGTAGCACTTCTTCAAAAACTTCTTCTTGAGTTGAATTTTCTAGAATATCAGATGCAATCTCTACTTCAATTGATTCTTCTACATCAATTACAATTTCATCTTCCTGTAGAACTTCAATTACTTCTTCAGTCTTATCTTCTACCTCATTATCAATCATTTCATTTTCAATAGTTTCACTATCTGTCTCCTGAATGATTTCATCTGCTCCCAGATTAATACCTTCATCGGCAGTAGCTTCAACTCTAATAGTACTTACCTGAAAGTTAGATGTTAAAATTGAAATGGCAAGTATCGCTGATGTTCTTTTTTTAGCTGTTTTCAAATTCACGAATAATTCCCCCCGGATTCACTACTTAAGTAGCATCGTTCATTTTACGAATAGTTTTTCATTTCCTTCTTAATTAACCGATTAAAATTCTTTACTCCCTCCATTCTAATTTCACATTAATTCACAAGATAATAATGCCACACTGTAAACGGTTACGTTGTCGAACCATGACAGAAAAGAGGAAAAAAATTCGCTTTAACGTGCGGCATTCGTATTTCCGAATATAGTAGTTTTCCTAATACACTTTAACCATATTTTGAAGACAGAAAAGTCTACTTTCTTTTATCTTGGCGAAAAAAAGACTGACCCTTTGGAGTCAGTCTTTTAAATTATTTTACTTCTTTTTGACGTTTATTATAAATTACGTATGCTACATATCCAGCAACGATAAATGCAATACCACCTAACATCCATCCCATTACTTGATATCCTGTTTCGGGTTTACCTGTTGATGGGTTTGAAGTCGTTGAATGATTTGTTGAGTTGTCGTTTGAATTATTGTTGCTTCCATCTGTGTTTCCACTATGATTTCCACCTGAATTAGAACCGCCACCTGAAGTGTTAATTAATGAATTTAAATAATTTACAACTTCAGTTTGAGATTTTGAAACTGTTAAAATTAATGAAATAGTTTCACCACTTCTTGTATTTGGAATTAATTGAATAGAATACTGGAATTCATTTGATGCTTCCGCTAATAAAGTGACTTTAACCGTATATCCTTGGAATCCATTTATCATTTCTTCAACATCTGTTAAAGTTGCACTTGATGCATTTAACATTAATGGACTTTCCACTGATCCATTTCCTGTCATTGGTTTAATCACAGCTGTATTAATTGCCCCTAAAATTGAATCAGGAATACTATATTCAGGAACCTCTGGATTTGGAATTTCTGGCGTTTCATCATCAATAACCACTAATTCATCAGTATCGCGAACACGAATACGTGATCCTTCTGGGTCCTCTGCTGATAATCCAACAGCATATAACGTATCTCCTACTGAAATACGTGATTTCCATGAATCAATCTCATCTACTTTACTTCCACCAATATATCCATTGATGAAGACACGAGCTTCTCCACTTCCATCATTAACAAAGATATTTCCTTTTTCAGTATCAATTCGAGTTACTGTTCCTTTCACGGCTACTAATAAACCTTCAGTTTCTTCTAACATACTATCTGCAGTTGACATGAATGTTGGTTTCACTAAGTTAATTGACTCATCAAGAATTTCAACATCTAATGCTTCATTCACATTTCCTAATTGAGTATCACCTTCATAAGCTCCAACCACACCTGTAATACGTACTTTTTGTCCAAGTTTTAATTTTAAATTTGAAATTGGGTGAATCGTAATCCCACCGGTTTCATCTTGTACATAAATAACATCAAAGAACGTTGTTTTTGAGTTAGAGTTCCCAGCAGTCACATAACCTTCGATTGTACGAGTTTCACCTGCTAAATCTGGCATATTATCCCCATCTAGATCAGTATGAAGTTCTTTAATAGGGGTGATTTGCGCTTCTTTCGCTGGCGCTAAATCATTGATTAAATTTGTTACAATCGTACGGTTTGAATAATCATTCTTTGGATTCATTTCGAAATCTGAGAAGAACGTTACACCCGACGCTACTACTTTAGATCCATTTGGTAAAGTTTCAACTGCTAACGCAACCATGTCACCTGGATTTAATGGAGTATAATCGCCTTGTTTATCCGCGTCATCATTCGTTGTAGTCTCATGCCCTTTTACCACAACATCAACATTTGTTGCATCTGCCGGAACTAAAACTGAATTTCCACTATAGAAACTAAATTTATAATCCGTATTTTTTGAATTACCTTGCTCTATTTTTCCAAAATCAATTCCTTTTGTATAGGGACTTTCTTCATTATAATCATCGAAGTATAAACGGTATGCTTGCCCACCATTTTCAACTGGATCTACAACCTGATCATCATTGAATCGAATCGTTGCACCGATTGCCTCTAAAACTTTATTTCCTTGAGCTGCGTTTCCAAACTGACCCGTTTGATCTTTATAATCAGCTTTAGATGTGACGATTAAATCCCCACCTGCTTCAACAAAGGCTTTAATTGCTACGACCTCTTCATTACTGTAAACAAAATCATTTTCTGGATCTGTAATAATTAAAACATTGATTCCAGTTAAAATTTCAGATGTAATTGTTTCAGTATTAATCTTAACAACTCCACCTTCTTGGCCTACTAATTCAGTTACATAGTTCATGTTTCCAGCATAGTTTCCGGTTACGTATCCATTCATCTTACTTCCATCAATTAAAACATGGCTTACTTCACTTGAATCAAATGCTGTAATTTCAATACGCTCTGTATATTCACGAACAGCACCATTAATCGTTAATGTGAGCACTGCTTCGATCACATTTTTCCCTTTTTTCGTAATTGGGAATGTTGCTTTTAAAGAACCATTATTTGATGCTTCAATCATAGCTAATGAATCTGTTGCAACAGCTTCTGTTGATCCATTTACATAATATTCTACTTTAGCATTGGTAATAGCTTTACTTTCATTATTAAATACAACTGTTTCAACCGTTACCTCATCTCCTACTAATAATTTAGATGAGCTTGCTTCAACGTTTGAAATACCTACATTTTCTTTTTCCCCAATCCAGACTGGAGCGGTTACCGCGATATCTTTATCTCCTTGAACCACTTTTACATAATAGTAAGTTGATGATGCATCTGGAGTAAATGTTAACTTCCATTCTTTTTCAGTCGCATTTACATTTGTAACCTCATGAGCAACGCGCCCACCATCTGTGATTAATTGAATTTTATCAATCGTATCTCCAGCATCAGGATCTAATACTGTTACCACTACATTAGCTTCTGATTGCTCAGATAAAATAGACCCCATTGTCGCACCATTTAACTCATATGAAATCTCTAAATTCTCATCTTCTGTTGAATAAACACGACGTTCACGAATCGCTTCATATAGGCTTTCACGTGTTAACTCTTCCGCTTCAATTACAGTACGCGCTGTATTTGCATTTCCCCATAACCCTTTATGGTTATCTTGGTTATTTGTTGGAGCAACGTGCCATCCTTTATCTAACGCACGAGTATAATACTCATAAGATGGGAAATGTCCACTTCCACGAATCGGTCCATCACCATTCCCTACTTCAATCAATGTAATTAATTCATCCACTTGTTCATCATAGAATCCAAAGTCTACGAAATCACCAAATGTTGTTCCAGGATGGTTAAATTGTGAAACTGATTGTTCTTGCGTTTTTAAGGCATTATAATACGATTTTAAATCCATTGCTGCATTTGTACGCGTCTCAAACCCTGGTGTATTGAACGTATTCATATGTCCATACTTCCCAGTACCCGC is a window of Turicibacter sanguinis DNA encoding:
- a CDS encoding CehA/McbA family metallohydrolase: MRTTIFKKVLNSVLAVSIATTGFVIPTPKYFVHAEEVAVQKVVLSEGFDNYINEMPSGWLEENAYGQRPNYNNISNSGLAAPSVKLGSNGQTLTTPMFVLDNVGTLSFVAKGNGNNGDFSSELVVKVLNNGIWETILSEVISQDKQTLTFELAQTVTQVQFMINKVVGNVMIDDVKVTTTSTSTDAELPSEPTPDVVPLEGLVLTGASKLAVGVESTLKVEYQPENTTQTEVTYASTDENVITVTPEGKITTHAEGRSMLTATSTANPSLVAEKLIIVENTPVVEEIVVFDEGFSSFPTLADGWSTNVTETYSGPALKMNQKDHFIQTQEFGLGDTAKFYLTVKGNSSQASGTTVLAVQYQSDYGTTWHTLAEISEITGSAVKHELEVPANATRLQVVVTTKGQMNVSLDDLKLVATSLKDKEPDTELPVIEHTALAEGNLDYDLVVKANVSDNRKLAKVTLNYRVAGTEKFRTIEMALVDGLYEGTISKSDLSTDGMEYYIEAVDAEGNKAQTDTYQVKISDLDKVAPLITSLSPADNANLGKNKTPKISAKYSDRSGINTESVKLFLNGEEVTKKATITETEVTYQVEKELENGTYSIKLQLEDKVGNAVEKEWSFKVADVARNLYFGQLHSHTNLSDGQGTIDEAYTYAKNQAKVDFLAVTDHSNSFDNDTQASIADGSMSTKWNTGLAAADKYNEDGVFTALYAYEMTWSAGTGKYGHMNTFNTPGFETRTNAAMDLKSYYNALKTQEQSVSQFNHPGTTFGDFVDFGFYDEQVDELITLIEVGNGDGPIRGSGHFPSYEYYTRALDKGWHVAPTNNQDNHKGLWGNANTARTVIEAEELTRESLYEAIRERRVYSTEDENLEISYELNGATMGSILSEQSEANVVVTVLDPDAGDTIDKIQLITDGGRVAHEVTNVNATEKEWKLTFTPDASSTYYYVKVVQGDKDIAVTAPVWIGEKENVGISNVEASSSKLLVGDEVTVETVVFNNESKAITNAKVEYYVNGSTEAVATDSLAMIEASNNGSLKATFPITKKGKNVIEAVLTLTINGAVREYTERIEITAFDSSEVSHVLIDGSKMNGYVTGNYAGNMNYVTELVGQEGGVVKINTETITSEILTGINVLIITDPENDFVYSNEEVVAIKAFVEAGGDLIVTSKADYKDQTGQFGNAAQGNKVLEAIGATIRFNDDQVVDPVENGGQAYRLYFDDYNEESPYTKGIDFGKIEQGNSKNTDYKFSFYSGNSVLVPADATNVDVVVKGHETTTNDDADKQGDYTPLNPGDMVALAVETLPNGSKVVASGVTFFSDFEMNPKNDYSNRTIVTNLINDLAPAKEAQITPIKELHTDLDGDNMPDLAGETRTIEGYVTAGNSNSKTTFFDVIYVQDETGGITIHPISNLKLKLGQKVRITGVVGAYEGDTQLGNVNEALDVEILDESINLVKPTFMSTADSMLEETEGLLVAVKGTVTRIDTEKGNIFVNDGSGEARVFINGYIGGSKVDEIDSWKSRISVGDTLYAVGLSAEDPEGSRIRVRDTDELVVIDDETPEIPNPEVPEYSIPDSILGAINTAVIKPMTGNGSVESPLMLNASSATLTDVEEMINGFQGYTVKVTLLAEASNEFQYSIQLIPNTRSGETISLILTVSKSQTEVVNYLNSLINTSGGGSNSGGNHSGNTDGSNNNSNDNSTNHSTTSNPSTGKPETGYQVMGWMLGGIAFIVAGYVAYVIYNKRQKEVK